The Ovis canadensis isolate MfBH-ARS-UI-01 breed Bighorn chromosome 18, ARS-UI_OviCan_v2, whole genome shotgun sequence genome has a segment encoding these proteins:
- the LOC138423617 gene encoding dnaJ homolog subfamily A member 1 has translation MVKETTYYDVLGVKPNATQEELKKAYRKLALKYHPDKNPNEGEKFKQISQAYEVLSDAKKRELYDKGGEQAIKEGGAGGGFGSPMDIFDMFFGGGGRMQRERRGKNVVHQLTVTLEDLYNGATRKLALQKNVICDKCEGRGGKKGAVECCPNCRGTGMQIRIHQIGPGMVQQIQSVCMECQGHGERISPKDRCKSCNGRKIVREKKILEVHIDKGMKDGQKITFHGEGDQEPGLEPGDIIIVLDQKDHAVFTRRGEDLFMCMDIQLVEALCGFQKPISTLDNRTIVITSHPGQIVKHGDIKCVLNEGMPIYRRPYEKGRLIIEFKVNFPENGFLSPDKLSLLEKLLPERKEVEETDEMDQVELVDFDPNQERRRHYNGEAYEDDEHHPRGGVQCQTS, from the coding sequence ATGGTGAAAGAAACCACTTACTATGATGTTTTGGGGGTCAAACCCAATGCCACCCAAGAAGAATTGAAAAAGGCTTACAGGAAACTGGCCTTGAAGTACCACCCTGATAAGAATCCAAATGAAGGCGAGAAGtttaaacagatttctcaagcttACGAAGTGCTCTCTGATGCAAAGAAAAGGGAATTATATGACAAAGGAGGAGAACAGGCAATTAAAGAAGGTGGAGCAGGTGGTGGTTTTGGCTCCCCCATGGACATCTTTGATATGTTTTTcggaggaggaggcaggatgcagagagagaggagaggtaaAAACGTTGTGCATCAACTTACAGTAACTTTAGAAGATTTATATAATGGTGCAACAAGAAAACTAGCTCTGCAAAAGAATGTGATTTGTGACAAATGTGAAGGCCGAGGTGGTAAGAAAGGAGCAGTAGAATGCTGTCCCAATTGCCGaggtactggaatgcaaataaGAATTCATCAGATAGGACCTGGAATGGTTCAGCAAATTCAGTCTGTGTGCATGGAGTGCCAGGGCCATGGGGAGCGGATCAGTCCTAAAGATAGATGTAAAAGCTGCAACGGAAGGAAGATAGTTcgagaaaagaaaattctagaagtTCATATTGACAAAGGCATGAAAGATGGCCAGAAGATAACATTCCATGGTGAAGGAGACCAAGAACCAGGACTGGAGCCAGGAGATATTATCATTGTTCTAGATCAGAAGGACCATGCTGTTTTTACTCGACGAGGAGAAGACCTTTTCATGTGTATGGACATACAGCTGGTTGAGGCATTGTGTGGCTTCCAGAAGCCAATATCTACTCTTGACAACCGAACCATAGTCATCACTTCTCATCCAGGTCAGATTGTCAAGCATGGAGATATCAAGTGTGTGCTAAATGAAGGCATGCCAATTTACCGTAGGCCATATGAAAAGGGTCGCCTAATCATTGAATTTAAGGTAAACTTTCCTGAGAATGGCTTTCTCTCTCCTGATAAACTCTCTTTGCTGGAAAAACTTCTGCCTGAGAGGAAGGAAGTAGAAGAGACTGATGAAATGGACCAGGTAGAATTAGTGGACTTtgatccaaatcaggaaagacgGCGCCATTACAATGGAGAAGCATATGAGGATGATGAACATCATCCTCGGGGTGGTGTTCAGTGTCAGACCTCTTAG